The window CTTCGTAAGGGAAAACTTTAAATGTGTATCAGTACTACTACTCAGATATTGTGCGAAAACTGGAAGGTGAACACTGCAGCACATGGGAATATAGTATAAATTTATATAATCAAAATTAATTTGTATAAGATCTGTCGCCAGATAAGATATTAGTTTTAGCATTCAGTTATTTCATATGCATAAAGAACAATGAAATACTACAAAACATCAAGACATACCTTGAACAAGTGCAATCCAGTATGAGCATCAACTGCACTAAACGGATCATCAAATAGATAGATATCAGCATCATGGTACAAAGCACGGGCTATttgtatcctctgtttttgtCCACCACTGAGGTTAATGCCTCTCTCTCCTATAATCGTCTGGTCACCGAATGGTAATATATCCAGGTCCTTGATCAGAGAGCATGCTTCAAGGACCTTTTCATACCTCTCCCTATTCATTTCTGTGCCGAAAAGTATGTTATCTTCGATTTTCCCACTCTGTATCCAAGGTGTTTGGCTAACATAGGAGATCCTGCCACAAGTTTTAACCTCTCCTGATAACTTTGGTATCTCACCGAGTATGCAAGACAATAAACTTGATTTGCCGGATCCAACTGTTCCACAGACAGCAACCCTCATTCCCTGTCGTATATGGAAGTTCACGTCTTGGAGAGTAGGCACTTGAGAAGATGTATTCCAAGAGAACTGACCGCTCGTCACCTCAATCGATACATCGGTGGTACCTCTAGGAAGCTTAGTTACAACATCACTAGGGAGTTCCTCAAGACAGAGAAATGAGCATATCCTGTCAAGCGATACTTTTGTCTGAATGATCATAGAGTATGCGTCTGGGAGACCATGGATAGGTGTTTGCAGCTGTCTAAATGTTGCCAGGGCACATAGCACTTTACCTGTTTCTAATGGAATGCCCATAAGCACGCAAACGCCGAAAGTGACCATAGCAACAAAAGCAGGAGCAGAAAAGAAGATGGATAGGAGCATCGCCGAGGTGTATACGTTCTTCTTTAGCCAATTCATCTCTACCTTCCTCAACTCTATGATCTTGGACAAGAAGATCATTTCCCATCCTTGAAGCTTGAGAATGCGCATGCTCTGTAAGATCTCAGACATAGCCCTCATTCTCACATCCTTGGCGCTCATCATTTTCTCTTGATAATTTTGCTCCATTCTCCCTAAAGGCTTATTACCCCCAATTGTCAAAGCAGTGGCGAGAAGGGCAGCAAATGCAGGGCAAAAACCAAGTGTCGAGTATAAGAGGAGCATGGCTAGAACAATTTGCACAGGAAGCCGCCAAAGATCGTGCATGGATCGACTGAAATCTCCTACACACTCGGCATCGAGGCTCACGACATTGATCATCTCTCCGCTCGAGTTGCTTTGCCTGGACTGACTGGAGAGGGCAAGGCCTTTCTGGTAGATAGCAGCGACAAGCGACGAACGTGCACGCACCCCTACTTGTTTTGATCTAAACTGCAAATGCCTCGTCGAGAGGCCTTCGATCAGCTGCGCGACAACAAACGTCAACGCTAGAAGGTAGCCCTCTCTGCTGGACCTTGAGCTCTTATTCAGGTAGTCGACAAAGTACTCGATCAGGTAGGGACCAACATATGAAGCAACACTGCTGAGTAGGGCGTAGACGGCAGTGACGAGGATCGGTTTCCATGTTGTAAGCACAATTGCCTTGGCCAGCTTGACCGCCGTAGCGTCGGTGAACTGGCCCGTCGCAGAGTTTGACACAATCTTTGCCTTGAAATTAGGGAGGACCCCATGGACACTGTCGCTGTCATCCAAGGACGGCACGTCATGGAGATCTAGCGGTTTCTTTCTGCCGAGATCAAGTAAGGGGCCCATCCAAGAAAAAGTGATGATGCTGAACCATCCAGCATCTGTGAAGAGTGATTTAGTGCCTGTTGCCTCGGATGAGGAAGAAGTTTCCTGCTCCAAAAGCGGCTGCTTCATGATGAACAGATAACCCCTGAACACCGAAACTGAGAAAAATGCACATTACAACAGAGTATAAGACTATGAACATTAGATGACACGTCGTCTAAGTTTGACCATAGAACTATTCTATTTTCAGAAAGTACAGCTGATGCAATTGTACAACAGAAACAACAGACAGGCAATGAAGCACATCACCCCTAAAAATAAAAACAGCAGAGCGCTGCAGAGCCTAAAGATGAGCGTGTTTCTGGAACCTGGATTTTTCGAATTCTATCCTGAACTGTCAGCACTGTAAacagaaggaagaagaagaccaaAAGGCAGCAGCAACATCGAAATCTCGCGGAAACAGACACGCGCGTTTAATCTGTAGATACATGTATGTGCTGTATGGCAAGGAGTAGTTACACGGGCGAGGCAGCAAGTTGGACGATCGATGCCGATTTCTGCCACTCGACCTCGCAGGATAGGAGGATTCCACGTATCCGCTCGCGAGATCAGATCTTTACTCCGACGTTTTGCCCTCTCCAGAtggggcgccgccgccgccgcctacgGAGGGAGGATCTTTCTGGCGGCTGGCCGCGTGTGTGTTATGTCCGGTCCGGGCCTCCGGGGTTTGGGCGAGAGTTCATATTTATAGCAAGTAGGCAAGGATCATTCTTCGTGACACAAAAAATCAGCAGCGCAGCCTCCCTTAATCCTAGGTTTCCGGGGAGCTACTTTCCCCTTTTTTTTAGGTCAGGGGAGCTACTTTCCTAGTCGTTTTTTTAGataagctactccctccgtcccataatataaaaacGTTTTTGACATATTTATATTATGAGACAGAGTGAGTATTTTTCTAGGTTAGTAGCGAGCCAGGATCGCGCGTCCCATTTTAGTCTTTTTTTTCCCTCATTGAACAGCCCAAATGCAATCTGGTTGGGCCGTGTTTGGGATagagtctctctctctctctctctctctctctcaagagagTGGGGTTCCTAGAGAGAGGTACTACATAACGCTCTCTCCGTTATGTAGCAATCCTGATGCACAGAGAGTGACTCGGAACGGCGACTGTACCAGCTTGGTTTGGCAGACTGTAGCAGCACGGGTCGGTGCACTGTAGAGTCCGTTTATTTACCCAAATGATAAGTGGGAGAGAGGCCTGGCTAGATGAAACTGCAGGATCTTATAATTTATGGCAAGATGAATCTTCTTGAAAATCAATGTGGAAGGGGCAAGTTCCGGGAAAGATTGTTTCTGTGGCGTCTAGCAAGGCATTCCCTGCCTACGAATGATGTTTGCTGTCGCAGGAACATGTCCACAACGATCGCTTGTGGAATCTGTGTCATGGAAGACTCATGGAGACACTCATTACTCGAGTGCTCTATGTCACGTTGTATATGGGCACTTTCCTATGACGAGAGCATATGATCTCAACGACTGAAGCGAGCGCGAAACAGTGGCTTTTCACCATCATGGAGTCGATGTCTCATGGATGCTTCGTTATGATGGCAACCCTTTGGGCTACATGGTGGGCAAGACGGTTGGCGATACATGAAGAGGCGTTCCATAGTCCATTGTCAACGAATTTATTCGTTAAAAACTTCTTCTCAGAACTCGAAGAATTACCCACAAAAGTCATTGTTTGTGTGATCACACTCCTGGCCGAAGATGGACTTCAACTCGCATGATCGCTCCACCGTCAGGCTACGCGAAAATTCATGTTGACGTACGTCTTGCTAGATCTGGTATAGGAGGCGCTGCGACGGCTGTATGTAGGGACTCTTTCAGAAATTACTTCGGATCATCGACGCTAGTAATCCATTGCGTGAGAGATGTTGCAACTTTAGAGTCCATGCTTGCAGGGAAGCTCTATCTTTGGTGGATGATCTTCTACTTCACAATTTTGTGGTAGCTACTGATTCTAAGCAGGTGGCTAATGATACCAATAGGGGCTGCATTGGTGTTCATGGTCTGATTGTAGCTAAGATTAAGTTGAGGGCAGCCGAGTTCAATTGCGGTTTTTATTTCGAGGGCCGACCATTGAATAGAGAAACCCATTTACTAGCCAAGTTATCTCATTTTGTGATAGACATGTCTGATTATGACAGCCTCATGATCCCGTTTGTATCCCCAGTTTTGTGAACTATGAATAATAAAGCTTGGTGGTTCTAAAAGAAAAGTTTTGCTTTCTTTCATTCATTCTCGAAAAAAATAGGAAAATGATAATAATTGATTTATTTCAgacaaaatgagttttttttcaaacatgaacttttttcaaaatgaaAACATATTTTGAAAAACTTGAACATTTTTTACAAAATGTGTTTTTTGAAGTTTTGTTTTTTAAgtgcaattttttttgaaattctgAACATTCTCTGAAAAGCGATATCTTCTGAACCTCCAAACATTTATTGAAACCACAAactcaatttttttttgaaatccGAATCATATTTAAAAGAAGCAAACAAAATTTAAATTTCTAGACATCTTTTTAAATGTGAACCTTTTTCAAAACATGAGCAAATTTAGAATATTTCAAACATTATTTTAAAGcatatttttttgaaattttgaaaaaaaattgaatattaaaaaacgaaaaagtaaataaaaattgaaaaaaaaaaacaaaagaaaacaagacAAACAAGTGAAAAGAAAGCCGTACATAACCATCATAAAaatgggtgggggggggggggtggactGGCCAAGTGAGACGGCCCATTTATTTAGGTCGTCCCTCAGATCTGTGCGAAACAGAGGCAATTTGACGCAACATGCATAATATATAAAATTGTTGTTCCAAACCACACCTTGCcaattcgcaaaaaaaaaaaccaCACTTTGCCACATCTCAAATTAAGCAAGTTTGACCAAATTAAGTGGGTGTTTGATTCTAGACAGACCAAGTGTGGCAAGAATTTTGTTGTGAGTAAAAAGCCTCACATATCATATACACACAAAAAGTGTGTCAAAATTTCCTAAGACAATCCAAAGTGTGGCTAAGAATCTGAACACCTCAAGTAAGGCAAGCGTGGAAAAAATAATGTGATAAAGTTAGTCACTAATCAAACATGCCTTAAACATCAGTAACTAGCGAACATGCATTGTGCAAACGAGATGTATGACCGGGAACAAGGAGGGAGAAAAGTTTACAATACTTTAGACTATGTTTACCTTAATAGGGAGATGAACAGGAGGGCCCCGGGGTGAGCCAACGTCCCTCATGGAGGCTCTTTCTAGTGAATGGTGTCAGCAAAGAGCATTTTTCAAAAAACAACTCATAGGGAGTATTGTAGAAATTGCCATGCTATAACAAAGAGATTTGTTGTGCTATAATGAGCGATTTGCCATGCTAAGAAGAAATAACTGTCACAGGAGTTTGCTATGGAGTAGAAAGAGAAATTGTCATGCGTATCAAGGATTTGCCATCTGCAGTTGAGAAAATTGCCAGGATAAAAAAAATGGGAAGTTGCCCACATGTTCCATTGTGTGCAAGAAAGTTGTTATATATGCTTCCAGTAATTGCCATCCTACATCGTAGAGGGTTCCATGCTAAACACGGGATCGTtcctgagagagagagagagagagagagagagagagagagagagagagagagagagagagagagagagagagagagagggtatGAGAGTGAACATTTGCATCATTCGCTCGGGAGGGTGCATGTGAGGAAACGATCATTGCTATGCTGTCACCGGTTTGCCATCCACGCAGGGAACATCATCTCTATATATAGCATTTCCCCTTTTTTGTAAAGGAGTTGAAGCTCTATATTAATCAAACATGAACATTACAAGAAAACCCCTAAAATATAGTCCAATCATAGGAGAATCCTCCATCCTCATCCCGCATATGGCAACGATGTGCCGATGTTGCTACCACCATAGTTCTGTGTAGGGGTTGGAGCCATAAAATTTAGGCGATGGGTTCACTCCATGACTCACTGCGAGGATTTTCCATTGATGAAGTGTGTTGTGGCTCTTCGAGCGCTTGCCTATGGGTGCTCGACATATGCCATCAATGACTATGTCCGCATTGAGAAGATACAATCCTCGAGGCATCAAAATAAAGGAtcctttcaaagaggtttgagtggatgctAGAAATCCTATGAGAAGTAATACAAAGAAATCCATAAAAAAAATCCCTAGATGATTCTATCCTACGAATCGAACAACCGATGTAGAAAAAACCCTAAGGATTCTAATCCTCTAAAACTCATATgaaaatcatttgaatcaaaggaGCCCTAAAGCTTTTCCAGTTTCTTGTGTGGTATTGGTCATTTCTCTGGTTTTTGTTAGATTAGTTAAACAAAAtagtcatgtactccctccgtaaactaatataagagcgtttataatactactttagtattctaaacactcttatattagtttacagagggagtacttactTGCAAGTGTTCTGAACAATGCAAGTGACTTTCTCAAAGACAAGGAGAGCTATTGTAATAATTAATTATTCCTTCAAAGACAAAGACAAAGAGTACAAAGAGATGTTAAATGCACAAATACACTACTCCGGCAGAAAAGTGCAGAAAAAGGAGTTAATAGCTCATAAAAAAAAAAGCAAAGAGGGCCGGTGGAGTCGACTTACTACACGAGTAGTAGAGAAAGTAGTTTGAGTTATTAACAATCTGCCACCAATTGAATGTTGTGCAAGCTTATTACACCAAAGAGATTGTTCTGAAAGTACTATTAGAAATCTCCCCCATTCCATGAGAAAATCGACCAGAGTTCATTCGGAAATGGTGGAGTACTAGCAGATACTACAAATCAAATTCGGATACATCACGATAACGAACCTACTAGTATTTCTGAACTAAAACCACAACAGGAATTATGGAACAGAGGTAGTACGTTTGTTTGAGAACGTAGCCTCTAAGAACACATCAGTCCTTGAAATGTGAAATGTAATTGATGAAAGACACCATATCTCTGTCAGAGGAACCACCCACTTCAACGGCGGCGCGAGAAGCCTCCTTCAGCACAGAAGCTCTCCTCCTCGTGCCCTCGCCATCACCACAGTTCACCAGCCTCTTCACGGCTCCAGCGATTTCCCCTCTACCAATGACGCCGTCGGCCCGGGCCTTCTCCTTGAGGCTGTACCCAACCTTCCACTCATCGACGATCAGCCGGCTGTTGATCGGCTGGTCGAAGGCTATCGGCAGGGTCAGCATCGGCACGCCGGCGTACAGCGCCTCCAGCGTCGAGTTCATGCCGCAGTGGGTGAAGAACCCACCAATGGATGGATGGCACAGGATTTTGAGCTGGTCACACCACGGAACGACCACGCCGTCGCTTCCACGGATCAAATCCTGCACTCGGGAGCACTTGTCGCGGAGCACCCAGAGGAACCTGACCTTGCTCTGGGCAAGGCCAATGGCGATCTCGTCGAGCTGGGTGGCCGACACTGAGAGGAAGCTGCCGAGTGAGACGTAGAGCACTGAGCTCGCAGGCTGTGTGTCCAGCCAAGCCATGTAGCTTTCTTCCTCTGGATTGGCCTGGTTTTCTTGGAGTGCCATGAAGGGGATGCAAGGACCAACGGCAAACACAGGGCAAGGGAGCTCTTGCCTTAGAAAGTCAATGGCGTTGCTCTCGAGCTCGTAGAAGGAGGTGAAGATGACACATTGCGCTTTCCTCACGTAAGGGTATGCTTCAAGAATTTTGTCCAGCCTAATCTTGTCGGAGTGCGTGGGCTCAAGATCGGCAAGCCGGGTCGACTTGAGTCCAGGAATGTAGTTTTCCATCAGACAAGGATCAGTGACATCTGCATGAGATTTAAGACTGATCATGTACAGTACCATTAATGCACTGGCGTGCTGCAGAGTAGACAAAGAAGAACTACGAGGGACGAGTTGGGGCGTAGAACTGGTACCGGCCATGTCAGCGCTACCGCCGGCAGCCGTGGGCAACCGATCGAAGCGGTACTGCACGGAGAACATGGTGGCGCCGAGCGCCGAGAGGATGCACACAGGGACGCCCCTCCGGTTGCCGGCGCGCACCGCCCCCGGCACGAACGTGTCGGTCACAATGGCCGCGGGCGCGGCCCCGAGACGGTCGAGGAGGCGCTCGAACGGCGCCTCCATTTTGGTGTACACGGCGTCCACGAACCCGGCCCAGTCGGCGGCGCGGCCGTGCTCGGAGGGGATGACGTTGGGGACGGCCTCGAGGCGTACGCCGGGCGCGAGCGCGGGGCCGCCGAGCAGGCCGAGCCACTCCTCGGTGACGACGACGGTGGCCGAGACGCCGTCGcgggcggcgaggaggcggcacaGGTTCAGCATGGCGTTGACGTGACCGCGGCCAGGGAACGGCATGGCCACGACGTGGCACGGCGGCACCGCCACGGAGCCCATTGCAGCTGGTTGGCTTGAACCTCGAAGCGAGCGAGCCAGAAAGAGACGAACGTCGCGGCTGTGCGAACCGTGCCTCTGTCCGTGCGCCAACAAGAAGTATCGTGGTGGGGTGGGCTTTTGGCGGCCGCATGGGCCTCGTGATTTGTAACGCGTCAGGCTATAGTGTGACTACGGGCTGGAATAGTACAGCCTAGCACATGAGTTGCAACCTATGAGTAATTCTAAAAAAAAAACCTATGTCTGAAAAAATAAACCTATGCGTAATtctaaaaaaaaaaaaaactatgcGTACCATGTTGGGTCCTGCATGGGTTGTTCCAGTCGTTTTTTTTTCGAAATACAGTATACTCCACACGAGTTGAGTAAATGACCCAGAACTACCACATTTGGGGCAGAGTAGACACATAACTACCTACTTTGCCTCTTTTGTCTGAAAACTACCAACATTGGGGCAGGTATGTGACACATACCACCGTTCGCTCGGTTTAGCTATTTTCTGACCGGTCGGCCCCACGTTCAGGTCGACGTGGCAATGGACGATGGACACGTAGCTGACGGCCATTAGGTCTCCTTGGGTAGGCGATATAACCACCGTTCGAGACAGAAACAGTCTCCTCGCTCGCTCACCCGACGccacccgtcgccgccgccgccggggttCTACCTCGCCGCCCGACATGGTATCGTGGGGAGACGGTGAGGAATCGTCTGAGGACCACAGCAATGCTACCAGCGAGGTCAGTCATCATTTTTCTGAATTCTACGGTTAGGGTTTCTCTGATTTGGGGATTTAGGAATTGGGGATATATGATTCGAGCTAGATCTTCTCTCAGCCACAATGTACATTCTATTTCTTAGGGCTTAAAGACCCTTT is drawn from Aegilops tauschii subsp. strangulata cultivar AL8/78 chromosome 1, Aet v6.0, whole genome shotgun sequence and contains these coding sequences:
- the LOC109752093 gene encoding UDP-glycosyltransferase 87A2-like, translated to MGSVAVPPCHVVAMPFPGRGHVNAMLNLCRLLAARDGVSATVVVTEEWLGLLGGPALAPGVRLEAVPNVIPSEHGRAADWAGFVDAVYTKMEAPFERLLDRLGAAPAAIVTDTFVPGAVRAGNRRGVPVCILSALGATMFSVQYRFDRLPTAAGGSADMADVTDPCLMENYIPGLKSTRLADLEPTHSDKIRLDKILEAYPYVRKAQCVIFTSFYELESNAIDFLRQELPCPVFAVGPCIPFMALQENQANPEEESYMAWLDTQPASSVLYVSLGSFLSVSATQLDEIAIGLAQSKVRFLWVLRDKCSRVQDLIRGSDGVVVPWCDQLKILCHPSIGGFFTHCGMNSTLEALYAGVPMLTLPIAFDQPINSRLIVDEWKVGYSLKEKARADGVIGRGEIAGAVKRLVNCGDGEGTRRRASVLKEASRAAVEVGGSSDRDMVSFINYISHFKD